From Streptomyces sp. Edi4, one genomic window encodes:
- a CDS encoding DnaB-like helicase N-terminal domain-containing protein — MPHTPEPDEDDLDAVAPPQPVFHVEQALLGALLLDPHRVDDVSGIAADSFSTAAHAALYGAITTLPRPDPAEHAKNTKWLDRVLATAQEQARGLTASYLHALVQVCPWPSHAPAYARMVEAEHARRRLQTAAERLVQTVHDVSLPHPVQTVLTEADALATVVDDIANRFPPRAGVLPRTTAPPPPAAQDPAEAVEEEQLLLATATACPSDIDSVRWLLPDDLALPLHAGLWQCLTALARRHEPVDPVTVLWEAQQRGLLDEGSEPGEVLRMLAEPAGSVEHWGERALLRSLLTTAEHTGRRIEAYAGDPANTPFQLVVGARRALADISAVRTRWQHATGVTPPQRRRPASTTRAGPPTTRAAHVPRSARATR; from the coding sequence ATGCCCCACACCCCCGAACCCGACGAAGACGACCTCGACGCCGTCGCACCTCCCCAGCCGGTGTTCCACGTCGAGCAGGCCCTCCTCGGGGCCCTCCTCCTCGACCCGCACCGGGTGGACGACGTGAGCGGCATCGCCGCCGACTCCTTCTCCACCGCCGCGCACGCCGCCCTGTACGGCGCGATCACCACCCTGCCGCGGCCCGACCCCGCCGAGCACGCGAAGAACACCAAGTGGCTCGACCGCGTGCTCGCCACGGCCCAGGAGCAGGCGCGCGGGCTGACCGCCTCCTATCTGCACGCCCTCGTCCAGGTCTGCCCCTGGCCCAGCCATGCCCCTGCCTACGCCCGGATGGTCGAGGCGGAGCACGCCCGCCGCCGCCTGCAGACAGCCGCCGAACGCCTCGTCCAGACCGTCCACGACGTCTCCCTCCCGCACCCCGTCCAGACGGTGCTCACCGAGGCCGACGCGCTCGCCACGGTCGTGGACGACATCGCCAATCGCTTCCCGCCCCGCGCAGGCGTGCTTCCCCGCACCACGGCACCGCCGCCACCCGCCGCGCAAGACCCCGCTGAGGCGGTCGAGGAGGAGCAGCTCCTGCTCGCCACCGCCACCGCCTGCCCCTCCGACATCGACTCCGTCCGGTGGCTACTCCCCGACGACCTCGCCCTGCCGCTGCATGCCGGCCTGTGGCAGTGCCTGACAGCACTGGCCCGCCGCCACGAGCCCGTCGACCCCGTCACGGTCCTGTGGGAAGCCCAGCAGCGTGGCCTGCTGGACGAGGGAAGTGAACCGGGCGAGGTCCTGCGCATGCTGGCGGAGCCCGCTGGTTCCGTCGAGCACTGGGGTGAGCGGGCCCTGCTGCGCTCCCTCCTGACCACGGCTGAGCACACCGGCCGGCGCATCGAGGCGTACGCCGGCGACCCAGCGAACACCCCCTTCCAGCTCGTCGTCGGCGCACGCCGTGCCCTCGCCGACATCTCCGCCGTCCGCACCCGCTGGCAGCACGCCACCGGAGTCACCCCGCCACAGCGGCGGCGGCCCGCGTCCACCACCCGCGCCGGGCCACCGACGACCAGGGCCGCGCACGTCCCCCGGTCCGCACGAGCAACCCGGTAG